A genomic segment from Syngnathus scovelli strain Florida chromosome 3, RoL_Ssco_1.2, whole genome shotgun sequence encodes:
- the vamp8 gene encoding vesicle-associated membrane protein 8: MDYDPERGGEVPEVLDKTAALRNEVDSVKNIMTQNVDRILARGERLDELVGKSEDLQDGAKHFKHTSHKVARSYWWKNVKLIVAIVVVVLIIVLIIILLATGVIPVSAPVPPIIEPTPKP, translated from the exons ATGGACTATGATCCG GAGCGAGGGGGTGAGGTTCCAGAGGTATTGGATAAAACGGCCGCCTTAAGAAATGAAGTAGATAGCGTGAAAAACATCATGACACAGAATGTGGACCGAATCCTGGCCCGAGGAGAAAGATTGGATGAACTTGTGGGCAAGTCGGAGGACCTGCAAGATGGG GCTAAGCACTTCAAGCACACATCTCATAAAGTGGCTCGCTCCTACTGGTGGAAAAATGTCAAGCTGATCGTGGCCATCGTGGTCGTCGTCCTCATCATCGTGCTCATCATTATCCTCCTGGCCACTGGTGTCATCCCAGTCAGTGCCCCTGTGCCGCCTATCATCGAACCCACGCCCAAGCCATAA
- the ncaph gene encoding condensin complex subunit 2 yields MSAASSPVSRLHQGWISSSMKHKGVSPAACSTPLLAAFPGNDDEKERRQRRRSRVIDLQTALDSSLNDSAHHSAAGTPAAVPKLSNAQISEHYSTCIKLSTENKITTKNAFGLHLIDYMADILKQKDSELTNFKVAAGTLDASTKIYAVRVDAVHADAYRVLGGLGAETKPGDDNGLKEEEQNEDAEVTTKQPKKKRPPKKTVEQNLSNLNSAESERKCEIDPMFHRMASSFDESSTAGVFLSVLFSENNRCELLFPSLMTLLQSTSSYSPPPAMTVPTSPFMAGLQRSQEKSDICPSLKDFSFTSWNPEQTMNQLLEKMKQGEHVFDVNAEPEPEADEDCPEFDGDYEEEQGDCEEGPKEHKDGCEPFVSGRGRGVIPIGEGDITTMCLQLSSQPREYSYFSPRTMAAWAGPGYWQFKPKHKLDHLPDKETRKKKPKKAFEIDFNTDVNFETYFRTTRAATTITKSALSSSNKKTTLPADFQFHPEALSQLNLKPSMSLCQEAQKRLSGELGEGIGDYDYNNPNDTTNFCPGLQAADSDDDMEGFPDSDDTQPSGENFPPLSQEDVSTYGDGDLVPEPHRVNKIEINYAKTAKKMDMKRLKSSMWTLLTDSPENPTKEVDVAEKPEVCGEKVFSQTTKTLLQRLPNTMAQNLSVPLAFVALLHLANEKNLELEKVDDMSDIIIRQGR; encoded by the exons ATGAGTGCGGCCAGCTCACCTGTCTCGCGGTTGCACCAAGGATGGATATCGTCATCCATGAAGCACAAGGGCGTATCGCCAGCAGCCTGTAGCACACCATTACTTGCAGCCTTTCCCGGCAACGATGATGAGAAGGAGCGACGTCAGCGCCGACGCTCAAGAGTAATTGACCTTCAAACTGCTTTGGATTCCTCTTTGAATGACTCTGCACATCACAG TGCTGCAGGGACACCTGCCGCCGTGCCAAAGTTGTCCAATGCTCAAATCTCAGAACATTACTCCACCTGCATCAAACTTTCCACTGAGAAT AAAATTACAACAAAAAATGCCTTCGGTCTAcatcttattgattacatggctgACATTCTTAAACAGAAAGATTCGGAGCTCACTAACTTCAAG GTGGCAGCTGGGACACTGGATGCCAGTACCAAGATCTATGCTGTGAGGGTGGATGCAGTTCATGCTGATGCCTACAGAGTACTCGGTGGCCTTGGGGCTGAAACCAAACCCGGAGATG ACAATGGACTCAAAGAGGAAGAGCAAAATGAAGATGCTGAAGTAACAACCAAGCAGCCAAAGAAGAAAAGGCCCCCTAAGAAGACAGTGGAGCAGAATCTGAGCAACTTAAATAGTGCTGAGTCGGAGAGGAAGTGTGAG ATAGACCCCATGTTTCATCGCATGGCATCATCCTTTGATGAAAGTAGCACAGCTGGGGTCTTCCTGTCAGTTCTCTTCAGTGAAAACAATCGCTGTGAGCTGCTCTTTCCATCCCTCATGACCCTTTTGCAGTCTACATCCTCCTACTCTCCCCCACCTGCTATGACGGTCCCTACGTCCCCATTTATGg CTGGACTGCAGCGGTCTCAGGAAAAAAGCGACATCTGCCCCTCTCTGAAGGACTTCTCCTTCACAAGCTGGAACCCTGAGCAG ACAATGAACCAACTTTTGGAGAAAATGAAGCAGGGTGAACACGTTTTCGACGTCAATGCTGAGCCTGAACCAGAAGCTGATGAAGATTGCCCTGAATTTGATGGAGACTACGAAGAGGAGCAGGGCGACTGTGAGGAGGGGCCAAAAGAACATAAAGACGGTTGCGAGCCTTTCGTCTCTGGAAGAGGACG CGGTGTGATACCAATTGGAGAGGGAGATATCACCACTATGTGTCTGCAGCTGTCCTCTCAGCCCAGGGAGTATTCGTACTTCAGCCCAAGGACAATGGCCGCGTGGGCCGGACCGGGCTACTGGCAATTCAAGCCAAAACACAAGT TGGACCATTTACCTGACAAGGAGACACGAAAAAAGAAGCCCAAAAAGGCCTTTGAAATAGACTTCAACACGGATGTCAACTTTGAGACCTACTTCCGTACCACAAGA GCTGCTACCACTATCACCAAGTCTGCCCTCAGTTCCAGCAACAAGAAAACAACTCTCCCAGCCGACTTCCAGTTTCATCCAGAGGCTCTCTCCCAGCTCAACCTTAAACCGTCCATGTCG TTATGTCAAGAAGCACAGAAGAGGCTCTCGGGGGAGCTTGGAGAAGGCATTGGAGATTACGACTACAACAATCCCAACGATACAACCAACTTTTGCCCTGGTCTTCAG GCTGCTGACAGTGACGATGACATGGAAGGGTTTCCCGACAGTGACGATACCCAACCTTCAGGCGAGAATTTTCCGCCGCTCTCACAAGAAGACGTTTCGACTTATGGCGATGGAGATCTTGTGCCCGAACCGCATAGA GTCAACAAAATAGAAATCAACTATGCTAAGACAGCCAAGAAAATGGACATGAAACGACTCAAAAGCAGTATGTGGACTCTTCTAACTGATAGCCCAGAAAATCCCACTAAG gaagtggatgttgcagagAAACCAGAGGTTTGTGGGGAAAAAGTCTTCAGCCAGACCACAAAGACATTGCTTCAGAG ATTACCCAATACAATGGCTCAGAACTTGTCAGTACCTTTGGCGTTTGTTGCTCTGCTCCATCTTGCAAATGAAAAG AATTTGGAGCTGGAGAAGGTTGATGACATGTCAGACATTATCATTAGGCAAGGCCGTTGA